A single Sutterella megalosphaeroides DNA region contains:
- the guaA gene encoding glutamine-hydrolyzing GMP synthase codes for MSHDRILILDFGSQVTQLIARRVREAHVYCEVHPNDVSADFIREFNPKGIILSGSHMSAYEESNDQASPAVFEAGVPVLGICYGMQTMAQQLGGRVESGTKREFGYAEVRAHGHTRLLEGIEDFKTEDGHGMLKVWMSHGDKVTELPPGFKVMCSTPSCPIAGMCNEEKGFYALQFHPEVTHTVKGREMLERFVIDICKCSPDWVMGNYIEEAVASIREQVGDEEVILGLSGGVDSSVAAALIHRAIGSKLTCVFVDNGLLRKNEREQVRETFEKNMGLKLIVVDAVDRFMNALAGVTDPEQKRKIIGREFVEIFQEEASKLTAAKWLAQGTIYPDVIESAGAKTKKAKTIKSHHNVGGLPDTLHLKLLEPLRSLFKDEVRELGVELGLPAEMVYRHPFPGPGLGVRILGEVKREYADLLREADAIFIEELRAADLYDKVSQAFVVFLPVKSVGVMGDGRTYEWVVSLRCVETSDFMTAHWSHLPYDLLGKVSNRIINEVRGINRVVYDVSGKPPATIEWE; via the coding sequence ATGTCTCACGACCGTATTCTCATCCTCGACTTCGGCAGCCAGGTGACGCAGCTCATCGCCCGTCGCGTGCGCGAAGCGCACGTCTACTGCGAAGTGCATCCGAACGACGTCTCCGCCGACTTCATTCGCGAATTCAACCCGAAGGGCATCATCCTCTCGGGCTCGCACATGAGCGCCTATGAAGAAAGCAACGACCAGGCGAGCCCCGCCGTCTTCGAAGCCGGCGTGCCCGTTCTCGGCATTTGCTACGGCATGCAGACGATGGCCCAGCAGCTCGGCGGTCGCGTTGAAAGCGGCACGAAGCGCGAATTCGGTTACGCCGAAGTGCGCGCTCACGGTCATACCCGTCTGCTCGAAGGCATCGAAGACTTCAAGACCGAAGACGGTCACGGCATGCTCAAGGTCTGGATGTCGCACGGCGACAAGGTGACCGAACTGCCCCCGGGCTTCAAGGTGATGTGCTCGACCCCTTCGTGCCCGATCGCCGGCATGTGCAACGAAGAAAAGGGCTTCTACGCGCTTCAGTTCCACCCCGAAGTCACCCACACGGTGAAGGGGCGCGAAATGCTCGAGCGCTTCGTCATCGACATTTGCAAGTGCTCGCCCGACTGGGTCATGGGCAACTACATCGAAGAAGCCGTGGCGTCGATCCGCGAACAGGTGGGCGACGAAGAAGTCATCCTCGGCCTCTCGGGCGGCGTCGACAGCTCGGTTGCCGCCGCGCTCATCCACCGCGCCATCGGTTCGAAGCTCACCTGCGTCTTTGTCGATAACGGCCTGCTGCGCAAGAACGAACGCGAACAGGTTCGTGAAACGTTCGAAAAGAACATGGGCCTCAAGCTCATCGTCGTCGATGCCGTGGATCGCTTCATGAACGCCCTTGCCGGCGTGACCGATCCCGAACAGAAGCGCAAGATCATCGGCCGCGAATTCGTGGAAATCTTCCAGGAAGAAGCCTCGAAGCTCACCGCCGCCAAGTGGCTCGCTCAGGGCACGATCTACCCGGACGTCATCGAGTCCGCGGGCGCCAAGACGAAGAAGGCGAAGACCATCAAGTCGCACCACAACGTGGGCGGCCTCCCCGACACGCTTCACCTGAAGCTTCTCGAGCCGCTGCGCTCCCTCTTCAAGGACGAAGTCCGCGAACTCGGCGTCGAACTCGGCCTTCCCGCCGAAATGGTCTACCGTCACCCCTTCCCGGGTCCCGGTCTCGGCGTTCGCATCCTCGGTGAAGTGAAGCGCGAATACGCCGACCTTCTGCGCGAAGCCGACGCCATCTTCATCGAAGAACTGCGCGCCGCCGATCTCTACGACAAGGTGAGCCAGGCGTTCGTCGTCTTCCTCCCCGTGAAGTCCGTGGGCGTCATGGGCGACGGCCGCACCTACGAATGGGTCGTGAGCCTGCGCTGCGTCGAAACGTCCGACTTCATGACCGCGCACTGGAGCCACCTCCCCTACGATCTCCTCGGCAAGGTCTCGAACCGAATCATCAATGAAGTCCGCGGTATCAACCGCGTTGTTTACGATGTCTCGGGTAAGCCCCCCGCCACGATCGAGTGGGAGTGA
- a CDS encoding IS1634 family transposase codes for MGRALTGKQHVGTRRERRPNGDVYVYERITGYDPKARKTKTLSTRLLGKIPAGTEEMVPTRPRKKASEGKKTVVEAERTHFGLCAILEWTGRESGIDQDLLLSFGEEDALKLASVARYWLATDGAALTRLADWQIMNPLPYAYPMTEDVCGELFDTVGRDESGVQSYFRRRAERAGPKGPLLALDTVKLLVLYSTKSREPVAFVKQPGNIPDNVALVNALRQLEVLGLPSPVTVVDDGLYSQEILTHFARDRVKFLMPASNADSWVRDEIDAARDELSDFANICPFDAEVSGVKHTRTREFATVRRRPGGRNAVGETEKCSRRLYVHVFHNLAEAPEHEQRMRLELLSLKEDLENGIEEFRPSAQKLIDCYLTVARTAKGVKVGFNMAEIQKTKRYRGYFILVSNAIKDPFEALEVYRAREKTEELFATYKEGFNGNEPRRPRPESLRGRQFAQFVGLGYHGFLTKRILDLRAKLGTPEPAKSKDELGLEMELRSWLEETSLIGILDRFRCIDFITATGGKQSASWTTETTRRDELFLRLLGVTA; via the coding sequence ATGGGACGAGCTTTGACCGGGAAACAGCATGTCGGGACGCGACGAGAACGCCGCCCCAATGGTGATGTCTACGTGTATGAGCGCATCACCGGGTACGACCCCAAGGCACGGAAAACGAAGACGCTCTCTACCCGACTTTTGGGCAAGATCCCGGCCGGAACGGAAGAAATGGTCCCGACACGCCCTCGAAAGAAAGCTTCTGAGGGTAAGAAGACGGTCGTCGAGGCGGAGCGCACGCACTTCGGCCTTTGTGCCATCCTCGAATGGACCGGCCGCGAATCGGGCATCGACCAAGACCTGCTCCTCAGCTTCGGCGAGGAAGATGCGCTCAAGCTCGCATCCGTTGCGCGCTACTGGCTTGCAACGGACGGAGCCGCTCTGACTCGGCTCGCCGACTGGCAGATCATGAATCCGCTCCCGTACGCGTACCCGATGACGGAAGACGTCTGCGGCGAGCTCTTCGATACCGTCGGGCGGGACGAGTCCGGCGTTCAGTCCTATTTCCGGCGGCGCGCCGAGCGCGCCGGCCCGAAGGGGCCCCTGCTCGCTCTCGACACGGTCAAGCTCCTCGTGCTCTATTCGACCAAGAGCCGAGAGCCCGTGGCGTTTGTCAAGCAGCCGGGAAACATTCCCGACAATGTCGCGCTCGTCAATGCGCTGCGGCAGCTTGAAGTTCTCGGGTTGCCGTCTCCCGTCACCGTGGTCGACGACGGCCTCTACAGTCAGGAGATCCTCACGCACTTCGCCCGCGATCGTGTGAAGTTCCTCATGCCGGCGAGCAACGCGGACAGCTGGGTGCGCGACGAGATCGATGCGGCGCGAGACGAGCTCTCGGATTTCGCCAATATCTGCCCGTTCGACGCCGAGGTGAGCGGCGTAAAGCACACCCGCACGCGCGAGTTCGCCACCGTGCGCCGACGGCCCGGCGGCCGGAACGCCGTCGGCGAGACCGAGAAGTGCTCCCGCCGGCTCTATGTGCATGTCTTTCATAATCTGGCGGAGGCTCCCGAACACGAGCAGCGCATGCGCCTGGAGCTCCTCTCCCTCAAGGAGGATCTGGAGAACGGAATCGAGGAGTTCCGGCCGTCCGCTCAGAAGCTGATCGATTGCTACCTCACCGTGGCCCGCACCGCGAAGGGCGTCAAGGTCGGGTTCAATATGGCGGAAATCCAAAAGACGAAGCGGTACCGGGGTTACTTCATCCTCGTCAGCAACGCGATCAAGGATCCGTTCGAGGCGCTCGAAGTCTACCGTGCCCGCGAGAAGACCGAGGAACTCTTCGCAACCTACAAGGAGGGTTTCAACGGGAACGAGCCGAGAAGGCCGCGTCCGGAAAGCCTCCGCGGCCGCCAGTTCGCTCAGTTTGTCGGTCTGGGATACCACGGCTTTCTGACGAAGCGGATCCTCGACCTCCGGGCGAAGCTCGGCACCCCCGAGCCTGCGAAGTCGAAGGACGAATTGGGGCTCGAGATGGAGCTCCGCTCGTGGCTCGAGGAAACTTCGCTGATCGGGATTTTGGACCGGTTCCGTTGCATCGATTTCATCACCGCAACGGGAGGCAAGCAGTCCGCGAGCTGGACGACGGAGACAACCCGACGCGACGAACTCTTCTTGCGGTTGCTCGGCGTCACGGCCTGA
- a CDS encoding helix-turn-helix domain-containing protein, which yields MCTCRDIPECVYDAPTVEEGEKFAAQAFPAALELFYRRKRAIIPLPSPLQEGEIPIRVPTRVQGKILLWNYMIENRYRLSDLSRLLNISATQVQRFVDLSKDGASMEAIDDALDVLGAHFTLTLQKR from the coding sequence ATGTGCACCTGCCGAGACATCCCCGAGTGCGTCTACGACGCTCCTACCGTCGAAGAGGGCGAAAAGTTTGCCGCCCAGGCCTTTCCGGCCGCTCTGGAGCTTTTCTACCGCCGCAAGCGGGCGATCATCCCTCTTCCGTCTCCTCTTCAGGAGGGAGAGATTCCGATTCGTGTTCCTACGCGCGTGCAGGGAAAGATCCTGCTGTGGAACTACATGATCGAAAACCGCTATCGGCTCTCCGACCTGTCGCGGCTCCTCAACATCTCGGCCACACAGGTGCAGCGTTTCGTCGATCTGTCGAAGGACGGCGCCAGCATGGAGGCCATCGACGACGCCCTCGACGTCCTGGGGGCGCATTTCACGTTGACCCTTCAAAAGCGCTGA
- a CDS encoding type II toxin-antitoxin system HicB family antitoxin has product MKYRIAIAPGTEENPDYGVIVPDLPGCYSQGDDLDDAVTKAKASVELWIEGMLEEGLPVQQPSDPSELAARPEFAGVTWASVDVDLAKIEAKLER; this is encoded by the coding sequence ATGAAATATCGAATTGCGATTGCCCCGGGAACGGAAGAGAACCCCGACTACGGTGTGATCGTTCCGGATCTTCCCGGCTGCTACTCGCAGGGGGACGACCTTGACGATGCCGTCACAAAGGCGAAGGCATCCGTCGAACTTTGGATCGAAGGCATGTTGGAAGAGGGACTTCCCGTCCAGCAGCCCTCCGACCCGTCGGAGCTCGCGGCGAGGCCCGAATTCGCAGGCGTCACCTGGGCGAGCGTCGACGTCGATCTCGCAAAGATTGAAGCGAAGCTCGAACGCTGA
- a CDS encoding C69 family dipeptidase, with product MTKTFQFSALTLSLLAGLAAFNANACSTVIVGKDVSQTGTIIVGHNEDNGGRILTAQYWVPAADHKKGETIKFEPAAAEIPQVEHTYAFYWSQTYDPAGASFSDGFVNENGVTIVSNACTGIYEENVQPVKDGGIGYGIRRLMAERAASARNAVDIAIDLLGKYGYFSEGRTYTIADANEAWQLAIHQGNTWVARRVKDNEVVYIPNNFMMDKVDATDTENVIVAPGMIERAIEQGRYKPAKKGVYNDFNFRTAVAPAERRSADYNQSRNTLAWEKILGVKITDPEQFPYSATPSKKFGVEDVKDLLRTHESVIGDDPGWYHHRSLGICRATTHESAVFVMNKNPLLTQAWRAHARPCETPYVPLYPLAGPAEGAAFLDWQNATAEQFKGTPEHFSYDADWPVWSFVTHANAVDYLRDEFKDSQEAVRELEAKQAAERPAVEARAAALFAISPEKARAYLHDYNVAVFDEARAAMAEETAELMPHKMNVLADTIDPKSEKTVDIVLYSDKDLDATKIDLKRTYAGVGRASVGNTGVISQLAQPVKHEARDVDGDGKTDLVLSFKMKPLTLNMLAGANYDLWLYTYSGDERIAAMDDVLVRGEAYKGAQERKENADV from the coding sequence ATGACCAAGACTTTTCAGTTCAGCGCGCTCACTCTGAGCCTTCTCGCCGGCCTCGCCGCCTTCAACGCCAACGCCTGCTCGACGGTGATCGTCGGCAAGGACGTGAGCCAGACGGGCACGATCATCGTCGGCCACAACGAAGACAACGGCGGTCGCATTCTCACGGCCCAATATTGGGTTCCCGCCGCGGACCACAAGAAGGGCGAAACGATCAAGTTCGAACCCGCCGCGGCCGAAATCCCGCAGGTCGAACACACCTACGCCTTCTACTGGTCGCAGACCTACGACCCGGCGGGCGCCTCGTTCTCGGACGGCTTCGTCAATGAAAACGGCGTCACGATCGTCTCGAACGCCTGCACGGGCATCTACGAAGAAAACGTTCAGCCCGTCAAGGACGGCGGCATCGGCTACGGCATCCGCCGTCTGATGGCCGAACGTGCGGCGAGCGCCCGCAACGCCGTCGACATCGCCATCGACCTTCTCGGCAAGTACGGCTACTTCTCGGAAGGCCGCACCTACACGATCGCCGACGCGAACGAAGCCTGGCAGCTCGCCATCCATCAGGGGAACACCTGGGTTGCCCGTCGCGTGAAGGACAACGAAGTCGTCTACATTCCGAACAATTTCATGATGGACAAGGTCGACGCCACGGACACGGAAAACGTCATCGTCGCTCCGGGCATGATCGAACGCGCCATCGAACAGGGTCGCTACAAGCCCGCCAAGAAGGGGGTCTACAACGACTTCAACTTCCGCACGGCCGTCGCTCCCGCGGAACGCCGTTCGGCCGACTACAACCAGTCGCGCAACACGCTCGCCTGGGAAAAGATCCTCGGCGTGAAGATCACCGATCCCGAACAGTTCCCCTACAGCGCCACGCCCTCGAAGAAGTTCGGCGTTGAAGACGTGAAGGACCTCCTGCGCACGCACGAATCCGTCATCGGCGACGATCCGGGCTGGTACCACCACCGCAGTCTCGGCATCTGCCGCGCCACGACGCACGAATCCGCCGTCTTCGTCATGAACAAGAACCCGCTTCTGACGCAGGCCTGGCGCGCCCATGCGCGTCCGTGCGAAACGCCGTACGTGCCGCTCTACCCGCTCGCCGGCCCCGCCGAAGGCGCCGCCTTCCTCGATTGGCAGAACGCCACGGCCGAGCAGTTCAAGGGGACGCCTGAACACTTCTCCTACGACGCCGACTGGCCCGTGTGGTCCTTCGTGACGCACGCCAACGCGGTCGACTACCTGCGTGACGAATTCAAGGACAGTCAGGAAGCCGTCCGCGAACTCGAAGCCAAGCAGGCTGCCGAACGTCCTGCGGTCGAAGCGCGCGCCGCGGCCCTCTTTGCGATTTCGCCCGAAAAGGCCCGTGCGTATCTGCACGACTACAACGTCGCGGTCTTTGACGAAGCCCGCGCCGCCATGGCCGAAGAAACGGCCGAATTGATGCCGCACAAGATGAACGTGCTCGCCGACACGATCGACCCGAAGTCGGAAAAGACGGTTGACATCGTTCTTTACTCCGACAAGGATCTCGACGCGACGAAGATCGACCTGAAGCGCACCTACGCGGGCGTGGGTCGTGCCTCGGTCGGCAACACGGGCGTGATCTCGCAGCTCGCTCAGCCCGTCAAGCACGAAGCGCGCGACGTGGACGGCGACGGGAAGACGGACCTCGTCCTTTCGTTCAAGATGAAGCCTCTGACGCTCAATATGCTCGCGGGTGCCAACTACGACCTGTGGCTCTACACGTACTCGGGCGACGAACGCATCGCCGCGATGGACGACGTGCTCGTTCGGGGCGAAGCCTACAAGGGCGCCCAGGAACGCAAGGAAAACGCCGACGTCTGA
- a CDS encoding LysR family transcriptional regulator: MHAATTSTDSLLRLSLNDLLFLEALVRLESLKDAADEFGLTRASASRTLARLRAAAGEPLFVRSNPNLVPTPEARRLATAVRRLRLVARELSPPGAPEPLTLARHFTIGAGENATYAFCLPVIERLNTIAPRVSVSIEHFEPERLFELLQSGKLDIAFYPQEVLPPHFESAVLSSNNIVAMVRREHPLLALARERELTLGDLAAYPKIRVSSAVARPFDEDDESDFAPFYHACCASDVPSVPYFLSALELLSRSDALLSVAARTAEAALRRFSDCAILPIPPLGRRDYKVRAIWHRRLSRDPEFLWFKGVMAGVLKGD; the protein is encoded by the coding sequence ATGCACGCCGCGACGACTTCGACCGACAGTCTGCTTCGACTTTCGCTCAACGACCTTCTCTTTCTCGAAGCGCTCGTGCGGCTCGAATCGCTCAAAGATGCGGCCGACGAATTCGGTCTTACGCGCGCGAGTGCGAGTCGGACGCTTGCGCGGCTGCGCGCCGCCGCGGGCGAACCCCTCTTCGTGCGCTCGAACCCCAACCTCGTGCCGACGCCCGAAGCGAGGCGCCTTGCAACCGCCGTACGCCGCCTGCGGCTCGTGGCCCGCGAGTTGTCGCCGCCCGGAGCGCCCGAGCCCCTCACGCTCGCGCGGCACTTCACGATCGGGGCGGGCGAAAACGCAACGTACGCTTTCTGCCTTCCCGTGATCGAACGACTGAACACCATCGCGCCCCGCGTCTCGGTTTCGATCGAGCACTTCGAGCCCGAGCGGCTTTTCGAACTCCTTCAAAGCGGAAAGCTCGACATCGCCTTTTATCCGCAGGAGGTGCTGCCGCCGCACTTCGAGTCCGCGGTCCTTTCGTCGAACAACATCGTCGCGATGGTGCGGCGCGAGCACCCGTTGCTCGCTCTTGCGCGCGAGCGAGAGCTGACGCTCGGGGACCTGGCGGCCTACCCGAAGATCCGCGTTTCTTCGGCGGTCGCGCGCCCCTTCGACGAAGACGACGAGTCCGACTTTGCGCCGTTCTATCACGCCTGCTGCGCATCCGACGTGCCGAGCGTTCCGTACTTTCTCTCGGCCCTGGAACTCCTCTCGCGCTCGGATGCGCTCCTATCGGTTGCGGCGCGCACGGCCGAGGCGGCGCTGCGACGCTTTTCGGACTGCGCAATCCTTCCGATTCCTCCGCTTGGGCGCCGGGACTACAAGGTGCGCGCGATCTGGCACCGGCGGCTTTCGCGTGACCCGGAATTCCTCTGGTTCAAGGGGGTGATGGCGGGCGTTCTGAAGGGGGATTGA
- a CDS encoding HAMP domain-containing protein, with amino-acid sequence MSNTNPNPIGAAPEAAPKTLRERGILYFKSLSARLLLLTLLWVSFIVTSIAYTMMLNWQLEASAAAKAATGELRYHAFRAALVAQPSYDDAAFTEELRVSDRQYELLKAGDPWLPLAIPEDPEIRKGFEELETAWRTVIVPVVRDARELHRPVPMQLVESYARDVSLLVAQIDDYREHYLWQLRYLQILLIVLAIGSLFTIMFLLLRWVIRPVERLGDGIKRLSSGNLKARIDVGGEDEIGRIARGFNHMADRLEDLYTNLEQKVAEKTVTVEEKNRHLAQLYEITSFFSQQRPLEELTDGFVERIIRYTEADACLVNLIDVRSDRVHLASSYGVSPEYLQKYAELNYSDSTIDEVLEKNYPIRLRLQASEDEHWQRLAEQGFRTAYCFQVRSSTSDVGIYTLLFRNEPELASQLVQLLESLATHLGVAIANRRLIERDRQFAVVQERQLLAQGLHDSIAQALSFLNLQVQFLDDAIAKKDDQLRDESLNAIRTGVQECYEDVRELLLNFRERIHKEGFVEGVRTVIERFEGQSHVSARLSVNGQGAELTERQKLQAIFIIQEALSNVRKHAQAETVDVRIENGDDLTVSITDDGVGIDDELVQKRKGQHVGLAIMKERASRIGATVKVEKASPIGGTRVTLFLPASARHEEA; translated from the coding sequence ATGTCGAACACCAACCCGAACCCGATCGGCGCCGCTCCCGAGGCGGCGCCCAAAACGCTGCGCGAGCGCGGGATTCTCTACTTCAAGAGTCTCTCCGCCCGACTGCTTTTGCTGACGCTCCTCTGGGTGAGCTTCATCGTCACGTCGATTGCGTACACGATGATGCTCAACTGGCAACTCGAAGCGAGCGCCGCCGCGAAAGCGGCGACGGGCGAGCTGCGCTACCACGCCTTCCGCGCGGCGCTCGTCGCACAGCCTTCGTACGACGATGCGGCCTTCACGGAGGAGCTTCGCGTCTCGGACCGTCAGTACGAACTTTTGAAGGCGGGCGACCCGTGGCTGCCGCTTGCCATTCCCGAAGATCCCGAGATTCGCAAGGGGTTTGAGGAGCTGGAGACTGCCTGGCGAACGGTGATCGTGCCCGTCGTGCGGGATGCGCGCGAATTGCACCGGCCCGTGCCTATGCAGCTCGTTGAAAGCTACGCGAGAGACGTCTCGCTCCTCGTCGCACAAATCGACGACTATCGCGAGCATTACCTCTGGCAGCTGCGCTACTTGCAGATCCTCCTGATCGTCCTTGCGATCGGGAGCCTCTTTACGATCATGTTCTTGCTGCTTCGCTGGGTGATCCGACCGGTCGAACGCCTGGGCGACGGGATCAAGCGGCTTTCGAGCGGGAACCTCAAAGCGCGCATCGACGTCGGAGGCGAAGACGAAATCGGGCGCATCGCGCGCGGGTTCAATCACATGGCCGACCGCCTCGAAGACCTCTACACGAATCTCGAGCAGAAGGTCGCGGAAAAGACCGTCACGGTCGAAGAAAAGAACCGCCACCTCGCGCAGCTCTACGAGATCACGTCCTTCTTCTCGCAGCAGCGCCCCTTGGAAGAACTCACCGACGGTTTCGTCGAGCGCATCATCCGCTACACCGAAGCGGACGCGTGCCTCGTGAACCTCATCGACGTGCGAAGCGACCGCGTGCACTTGGCGAGCTCCTACGGCGTCTCGCCCGAGTACCTTCAGAAGTACGCCGAGTTGAATTACTCCGACTCGACGATCGACGAGGTGCTGGAGAAAAACTACCCGATCCGCCTGCGCCTTCAGGCGTCCGAGGACGAACACTGGCAGCGTCTCGCCGAGCAGGGGTTCCGCACGGCCTACTGCTTCCAGGTCCGAAGCAGCACGAGCGACGTCGGCATTTATACGCTCCTCTTCCGGAACGAACCGGAACTCGCGAGCCAGCTCGTACAGTTGCTCGAAAGCCTCGCGACGCACCTGGGTGTGGCGATTGCGAACCGCCGCTTGATCGAGCGCGACCGTCAGTTCGCGGTCGTGCAGGAGCGTCAGCTCCTCGCGCAGGGGCTCCACGACTCGATCGCGCAGGCCTTGAGCTTCCTCAACCTTCAGGTGCAGTTCCTCGACGACGCGATCGCGAAAAAGGACGATCAGCTCCGCGACGAATCCCTGAACGCCATCCGCACGGGCGTTCAGGAGTGCTACGAGGACGTGCGCGAGCTGCTCCTCAACTTCCGCGAACGCATCCACAAGGAGGGCTTCGTCGAGGGGGTGCGCACGGTGATCGAACGCTTCGAAGGGCAGTCGCACGTGTCGGCGCGCCTTTCCGTCAACGGCCAGGGGGCGGAGCTCACCGAGCGGCAGAAGCTCCAGGCGATTTTCATCATCCAGGAGGCGCTCTCCAACGTGCGCAAGCACGCTCAGGCCGAAACGGTCGACGTCCGAATCGAAAACGGCGACGACCTGACGGTGAGCATCACGGACGACGGCGTCGGGATCGACGACGAGCTCGTTCAAAAGCGCAAGGGCCAGCACGTGGGCTTGGCGATCATGAAGGAGCGCGCCTCCCGCATCGGCGCCACCGTCAAGGTGGAAAAGGCGAGCCCCATCGGCGGCACCCGCGTGACGCTCTTTTTGCCGGCGTCGGCCCGACACGAAGAAGCGTGA